The following coding sequences are from one Augochlora pura isolate Apur16 chromosome 6, APUR_v2.2.1, whole genome shotgun sequence window:
- the Rap2l gene encoding ras-associated protein 2-like, translating into MREFKVVVLGSGGVGKSALTVQFVSGCFMEKYDPTIEDFYRKEIEVDNSPCVLEILDTAGTEQFASMRDLYIKNGQGFVVVYSLTNHQTFQDIKAMKELITRVKGTERVPVLLVANKLDLEHQREVDTAEGTALAQVWGCPFVEASAKNRTNVNDVFAEIVREMNVSPEKEKKTYCCSVL; encoded by the coding sequence ATGCGCGAGTTCAAGGTAGTTGTCCTCGGCTCGGGCGGGGTAGGCAAGAGTGCGCTCACCGTGCAATTCGTCTCGGGATGCTTCATGGAGAAGTACGACCCGACGATCGAGGATTTCTATCGGAAGGAGATCGAGGTGGACAACTCGCCGTGCGTGCTCGAGATCCTCGACACCGCTGGCACCGAGCAGTTCGCCAGTATGCGGGATCTCTACATAAAGAACGGACAGGGTTTCGTGGTCGTCTACAGCTTGACGAACCATCAGACCTTCCAAGATATCAAAGCGATGAAGGAATTGATCACACGCGTGAAAGGCACCGAACGGGTGCCGGTGTTGCTCGTCGCGAACAAACTCGACCTGGAACATCAACGGGAGGTTGACACCGCCGAGGGCACCGCTCTGGCGCAGGTCTGGGGCTGCCCGTTCGTCGAGGCGTCCGCGAAGAACCGTACGAACGTCAACGACGTGTTCGCCGAGATCGTACGCGAGATGAACGTGAGCCccgagaaagagaagaagaccTATTGTTGCAGTGTCCTCTAA